A stretch of the Neorhodopirellula lusitana genome encodes the following:
- a CDS encoding DUF4832 domain-containing protein, translating into MDLPIRSTISTPAPMSGIVLWSDSPNVATDAVTLEFRYCGYDEVVQPDGTYDFSFIDQLLDQIAARNHQAILRFHFVYPGKPTTVPKSIRELPNYNETVAKSEGKTTSFCDWSHDELKRFTLEFYQRFAHRYDRDRRIAYLQTGFGLWGEYHIYSGPHELGKTFPDKEFQAEFIRHMDSCFENLTWSVSVDAVDPQYSPLKNNPSLLGINFGVFDDSFLCEEHPKYNAVNWKSMGTDRWQRAPGGGEFSYYNNRDQRLALSPSGPNGVPFEKDAARFHITYMIGNDQPKYQSLDRIKDAGMAIGYRFRIIQVQAILEHPDSKTVTVIITATNDGVAPIYRDAYFAAAGIRASESLLGLLPGQECVFTIESVPRPGMKSITIQSDWVLPSQTIPFAGLPTEAS; encoded by the coding sequence TTGGACCTCCCCATTCGGTCCACCATTTCAACGCCCGCGCCGATGAGTGGCATCGTGCTCTGGAGCGACAGTCCCAACGTTGCGACCGATGCGGTCACGCTAGAGTTTCGATACTGCGGCTATGACGAGGTCGTTCAGCCCGATGGCACCTACGATTTCAGCTTCATTGACCAATTGCTCGATCAGATCGCCGCTCGAAACCACCAAGCCATCCTGCGGTTTCACTTCGTCTATCCCGGCAAGCCAACCACAGTCCCAAAAAGCATTCGCGAACTACCAAACTACAACGAAACGGTTGCGAAGAGCGAAGGAAAAACGACCTCATTTTGTGACTGGAGTCATGACGAACTGAAACGCTTCACCCTGGAATTCTATCAACGCTTTGCCCATCGCTACGATCGAGATCGGCGGATCGCGTACTTACAAACCGGTTTTGGTTTGTGGGGCGAATACCATATTTACAGCGGCCCGCACGAACTTGGCAAAACGTTTCCAGACAAGGAATTCCAGGCCGAATTCATCCGACACATGGACTCCTGTTTTGAAAACTTGACTTGGTCGGTCAGTGTCGATGCAGTCGATCCCCAGTACTCGCCGCTGAAAAACAACCCTTCGTTACTTGGAATCAACTTTGGCGTCTTCGATGATTCCTTTCTTTGCGAAGAACATCCAAAGTACAACGCCGTTAACTGGAAATCGATGGGCACCGATCGTTGGCAACGGGCACCCGGCGGTGGGGAGTTCAGTTACTACAACAACCGTGACCAGAGACTCGCTTTGTCACCCAGTGGGCCCAACGGCGTGCCATTCGAAAAGGACGCCGCTCGTTTTCACATTACCTACATGATTGGAAACGACCAACCAAAATACCAGTCGCTCGATCGCATCAAAGACGCTGGAATGGCGATCGGGTACCGCTTTCGAATCATCCAAGTCCAAGCGATTCTGGAGCACCCCGATAGCAAGACAGTTACTGTAATCATCACGGCCACCAACGATGGCGTGGCCCCGATTTACCGAGATGCCTATTTCGCCGCCGCCGGCATCCGAGCAAGCGAGTCCTTGTTAGGCTTGTTGCCTGGACAAGAATGCGTTTTCACGATCGAATCCGTGCCCCGACCTGGGATGAAGTCCATCACGATCCAGAGCGATTGGGTTCTTCCCTCACAAACGATTCCGTTCGCTGGTCTCCCAACGGAGGCCTCCTGA
- the pdxA gene encoding 4-hydroxythreonine-4-phosphate dehydrogenase PdxA, with product MNAFKPKLAITMGDAAGVGPELALRVWQHPHVQARCIPILFGNASVYQRVASQLRMSIPQIQSLGDLQNSNILGDGAIVDCGQLDANQVIPGRFSKDTGLASYQTVCEAIDATIRNQVDAMVTGPIQKEAWSLASIPFPGHTELLASRTSEQVGQTDPADVRMMLASDTIACVLETIHVPLADVPKLLNTESLSRTIRLAGETLQRRLHRRGSTRSPRIGVCGLNPHAGEHGLFSYHEEERIVIPAINAARSDGWDVIGPLPPDTAFTPAMREKIDVYVCLYHDQGLIPLKALSFDDAVNVTLGLPIVRTSVDHGTAMDLAWKGTASSTSLVAAIQLAAELVSKP from the coding sequence ATGAATGCGTTCAAACCGAAACTAGCGATCACGATGGGCGACGCCGCTGGCGTTGGCCCCGAACTCGCGTTGCGGGTTTGGCAACACCCTCACGTTCAAGCTCGATGTATTCCAATTCTGTTTGGAAATGCCAGCGTGTACCAGCGTGTTGCCTCACAGCTAAGAATGTCGATTCCGCAGATACAGTCCCTGGGTGACCTCCAAAACTCAAACATTTTGGGCGACGGGGCAATAGTGGATTGCGGGCAATTGGACGCAAACCAAGTCATCCCTGGTCGTTTCTCAAAAGACACGGGATTGGCGTCCTACCAAACCGTTTGCGAAGCGATTGATGCCACGATTCGCAATCAGGTCGATGCAATGGTCACAGGTCCCATTCAAAAGGAAGCCTGGTCGTTGGCCAGCATTCCATTCCCTGGCCACACCGAACTGCTTGCAAGTCGGACAAGCGAACAAGTAGGCCAGACCGACCCTGCGGATGTTCGAATGATGCTGGCCAGCGACACGATCGCGTGCGTGCTGGAGACCATTCACGTACCACTGGCGGATGTCCCCAAACTGCTAAACACCGAATCCCTTTCCAGAACGATCCGGCTTGCTGGCGAAACCCTGCAGCGCCGACTCCACCGCCGCGGCAGCACACGTTCACCCCGAATCGGTGTCTGCGGGCTGAACCCACATGCTGGTGAACACGGACTATTCAGCTATCACGAAGAAGAACGAATCGTCATCCCCGCAATCAACGCAGCGCGATCGGACGGTTGGGATGTGATCGGTCCACTACCGCCCGACACCGCCTTCACGCCAGCGATGCGGGAAAAGATCGATGTCTACGTTTGCCTTTATCATGACCAGGGGCTGATTCCTCTGAAGGCACTCTCCTTTGACGATGCTGTGAATGTCACGCTCGGACTCCCAATTGTCCGAACCAGCGTCGACCATGGCACGGCAATGGACTTAGCCTGGAAAGGCACCGCCTCCAGCACCAGTCTAGTGGCCGCAATCCAGTTGGCAGCCGAATTAGTAAGCAAACCATGA